The following are from one region of the Sulfurimicrobium lacus genome:
- the plsY gene encoding glycerol-3-phosphate 1-O-acyltransferase PlsY — MPTLVFIVAAYLIGSLSFAVIVSKSFGLADPRSFGSKNPGATNVLRTGKKLAAVLTLLGDAAKGWLAVFLALRFGAGYGVGEAGVAAVVLAVFLGHVYPLFFGFHGGKGVATALGILLALNVWLGLAVLATWLLAAYMWRTSSLSALIAACFAPLYGYAILGLGYYTLAIVLLSLLLLWRHKSNIQNLLSGKETRIGNKPQAGDSPP, encoded by the coding sequence ATGCCAACGCTAGTTTTTATTGTCGCCGCCTACCTGATCGGTTCCCTGTCCTTCGCGGTGATTGTCAGCAAGTCCTTCGGCCTGGCCGATCCGCGCTCGTTCGGTTCGAAAAACCCGGGCGCCACCAACGTACTGCGTACCGGGAAGAAGCTGGCCGCCGTGCTGACCCTGCTGGGCGACGCGGCCAAGGGCTGGCTGGCGGTGTTTCTGGCGCTCAGGTTCGGGGCCGGCTATGGCGTGGGTGAAGCGGGCGTGGCGGCGGTGGTGCTGGCGGTATTCCTCGGGCACGTGTATCCGCTGTTCTTCGGCTTTCATGGCGGCAAGGGCGTGGCCACGGCGCTGGGCATCCTGCTGGCGCTCAACGTCTGGCTCGGCCTGGCGGTGCTCGCTACTTGGCTGCTGGCGGCATACATGTGGCGCACTTCGTCCCTGTCGGCGCTGATCGCGGCGTGCTTCGCGCCGCTCTACGGCTACGCTATCCTCGGCCTCGGCTATTACACCCTGGCCATCGTGCTGCTCTCGTTGCTCCTGCTGTGGCGCCACAAGTCCAATATCCAGAACCTGCTCTCCGGCAAGGAGACGCGCATCGGCAACAAGCCCCAAGCGGGCGATTCGCCGCCATGA
- a CDS encoding Yip1 family protein yields the protein MQLAHPPHMPSGLHLEKVARWIRQQHVPTAALFLFYVVPLSALPPLMFYYAGTQFDMQFSGLNEKQMAVIASVFYAAELVMSFILAGFIEGMGNAAFRIMHTRYEMLDYPTPEQPSEGVLIQLRKVDFRDAYTLAAISPTPLWLVSLALFIPNLAIVATLGAFALILSLYILFSATPSVLKIEEEGEGILMGWVLLTVGMVGWAAMMYLTFLTWGYVTGFAA from the coding sequence ATGCAATTAGCTCATCCACCTCACATGCCAAGCGGCCTGCATCTCGAAAAAGTGGCGCGCTGGATACGCCAACAGCACGTGCCCACAGCTGCCTTGTTTTTGTTCTACGTCGTGCCGCTCTCGGCGCTTCCGCCGCTGATGTTCTATTACGCGGGAACCCAATTCGACATGCAGTTCAGCGGGCTCAACGAAAAACAGATGGCCGTCATCGCTTCGGTGTTCTACGCCGCTGAACTGGTGATGTCGTTCATCCTTGCCGGGTTCATCGAAGGGATGGGCAACGCGGCTTTCCGGATCATGCACACGCGCTACGAGATGCTGGATTACCCGACGCCGGAACAACCGAGCGAGGGCGTCCTCATCCAGTTGCGCAAGGTCGATTTCCGCGACGCCTACACGCTGGCGGCAATTTCACCGACGCCGCTGTGGCTGGTGTCGCTCGCCCTGTTCATCCCGAACCTCGCCATCGTGGCGACGCTGGGCGCCTTCGCCCTGATCCTGTCGCTGTACATTCTTTTTTCGGCAACGCCGTCGGTGCTCAAGATCGAGGAAGAAGGAGAAGGCATCCTGATGGGCTGGGTGCTGCTGACCGTCGGCATGGTTGGCTGGGCAGCCATGATGTATCTGACCTTCCTTACCTGGGGTTACGTCACCGGCTTCGCCGCCTGA
- a CDS encoding adenosylmethionine--8-amino-7-oxononanoate transaminase, which yields MKNQDFLQRSRDAVWHPCSQMKHFETLPLVPIARGKGVWLYDFEERRYLDAISSWWVNLFGHCNPRINAAIKDQLDTLEHVILAGFTHQPVIELSERLSRLTGLGHCFYGSDGASATEIALKMSFHYWRNSGVPDKTRFISLQNSYHGETIGALSVTDVALFKDTYAPLLRQSTQVPTPDWRNAAAGESARDFALRCAAALRAHLEQHHAETAALIVEPLVQGAAGMGMYDAEYLRQARAICNEFKVHLIADEIAVGFGRTGTMFACEQAGIRPDFMCLSKGISGGYLPLSAVLTTNEVFQAFYHDETARGFLHSHSYTGNALACRAALATLDIFEQDQVIAANRAKAAYLTQAAQPLRDHPKVKNFRHTGMIWAFEAENDTPHFSRAFYQLALENELLLRPMGNTVYFMPPYIISEEEIDLLIGGTLKVLEQLC from the coding sequence ATGAAAAACCAAGACTTCCTGCAGCGCAGCCGCGACGCGGTATGGCACCCCTGCAGCCAGATGAAACATTTCGAAACGCTGCCGCTGGTGCCGATCGCGCGCGGCAAAGGCGTGTGGCTGTACGATTTCGAGGAACGGCGCTACCTCGACGCCATCAGCTCGTGGTGGGTCAACCTGTTCGGCCACTGCAACCCGCGCATCAACGCGGCGATCAAGGACCAGCTGGACACGCTGGAACACGTGATCCTGGCCGGCTTCACGCACCAGCCGGTGATCGAGCTTTCCGAGCGCCTGTCGCGTCTCACCGGCCTGGGGCACTGCTTCTACGGCTCCGACGGCGCCTCGGCGACCGAGATCGCGCTGAAGATGAGCTTCCACTACTGGCGCAACAGCGGCGTGCCGGACAAGACCCGCTTCATCAGCCTGCAAAACAGCTATCACGGCGAAACCATCGGCGCGCTATCGGTTACCGACGTGGCGCTGTTCAAGGATACTTACGCGCCCCTGCTACGACAGAGCACCCAGGTACCGACACCCGACTGGCGCAACGCTGCAGCGGGTGAATCGGCGCGCGATTTCGCCCTGCGCTGCGCCGCGGCATTGCGCGCCCATCTCGAACAGCACCACGCCGAAACCGCCGCCCTGATCGTCGAACCGCTGGTGCAGGGCGCGGCGGGCATGGGCATGTACGACGCCGAATATCTGCGCCAGGCACGGGCCATCTGCAACGAGTTCAAGGTCCACCTGATCGCCGACGAAATCGCGGTGGGCTTCGGTCGCACCGGCACCATGTTCGCCTGCGAGCAGGCCGGTATCCGGCCCGACTTCATGTGCCTGTCGAAAGGCATCAGCGGCGGCTACCTGCCGCTCTCGGCCGTGCTGACCACGAACGAGGTTTTCCAGGCGTTCTATCACGACGAAACGGCCAGGGGCTTCCTGCACTCCCACTCCTACACCGGCAACGCGCTGGCCTGCCGCGCCGCGCTGGCGACACTGGACATCTTCGAGCAGGACCAGGTCATCGCCGCCAACCGCGCCAAGGCAGCCTACCTGACTCAGGCGGCACAGCCGTTGCGCGATCACCCCAAAGTTAAAAATTTCCGCCACACCGGCATGATCTGGGCGTTCGAGGCCGAAAACGACACCCCTCATTTTTCCCGCGCTTTTTACCAGCTGGCGCTGGAAAACGAACTGCTGCTGCGCCCCATGGGCAACACGGTTTACTTCATGCCGCCCTACATCATCAGCGAGGAAGAAATCGACCTGCTGATCGGCGGCACACTCAAGGTATTGGAACAACTATGCTAG
- the tsaD gene encoding tRNA (adenosine(37)-N6)-threonylcarbamoyltransferase complex transferase subunit TsaD — MLVLGIESSCDETGVALYHTERGLLAHALHSQVAMHAEYGGVVPELASRDHIRRVLPLTRQVLKEAGCTLQDIEGIAYTEGPGLAGALLVGASIAAALAFALKVPTVGVHHLEGHLLAPLLEDNPPAFPFVALLVSGGHSQLMEVTGIGQYTTLGDTLDDAAGEAFDKTAKLLGLGYPGGPALSKLALRGTPGRFKLPRPMLNSGDLNFSFSGLKTAVLTLANQHRNDAQELDEQTRADICLAFQDAIVEVLSKKAVAALRQTGLSRLVVAGGVGANKQLREGLSHAAAKKRFEVFYPKLEFCTDNGAMIAFAGAMRLRREGRRTMNFPIKPRWDLAQLDAPD; from the coding sequence ATGCTAGTTCTCGGCATCGAATCCTCCTGCGACGAAACCGGCGTCGCGCTCTACCACACCGAGCGCGGCCTGCTCGCCCACGCCCTGCATTCCCAGGTGGCGATGCACGCCGAGTACGGCGGCGTGGTGCCGGAACTGGCCTCGCGCGACCACATCCGCCGCGTGCTGCCGCTCACCCGCCAGGTGCTGAAGGAAGCGGGCTGCACCCTGCAGGACATCGAGGGCATCGCCTACACCGAAGGGCCGGGCCTGGCCGGGGCATTGCTGGTGGGCGCAAGCATCGCCGCCGCGCTGGCCTTCGCCCTCAAGGTGCCGACCGTGGGTGTGCACCACCTCGAAGGCCACCTGCTGGCGCCGCTGCTGGAAGACAACCCGCCTGCTTTTCCCTTCGTCGCCCTGCTGGTGTCGGGCGGCCATTCGCAACTCATGGAAGTGACCGGCATCGGCCAGTACACCACCCTGGGCGACACGCTGGACGACGCCGCCGGCGAGGCTTTCGACAAGACCGCCAAACTGCTGGGGCTCGGCTATCCGGGCGGGCCGGCGCTGTCGAAGCTGGCGCTGCGGGGCACGCCGGGACGCTTCAAGCTGCCGCGCCCGATGCTCAACAGCGGCGACCTGAACTTCAGCTTCAGCGGCCTCAAGACCGCCGTGCTCACGCTGGCCAACCAGCACCGGAACGACGCACAGGAACTGGACGAGCAAACCCGCGCCGACATCTGCCTGGCGTTCCAGGACGCCATCGTGGAGGTGCTGAGCAAGAAAGCCGTCGCCGCGCTCAGGCAAACCGGTCTTTCAAGACTGGTAGTGGCAGGCGGAGTAGGCGCTAACAAACAGCTCAGGGAGGGCCTCAGCCATGCTGCGGCGAAAAAGCGCTTCGAAGTGTTTTATCCCAAACTGGAATTCTGCACCGACAACGGCGCGATGATCGCCTTCGCCGGCGCCATGCGACTGCGCCGCGAAGGTCGCCGCACCATGAATTTCCCCATCAAGCCGAGATGGGATCTGGCGCAGCTCGACGCGCCGGATTAG
- a CDS encoding DUF6600 domain-containing protein, translating to MDATSNVIHAGAVLRGGTSVFRALMFIIGAFALLSSALVQADPPARVARLGYIGGAVSFSPAGSDEWVQAAPNRPIVSGDRLWADEGARDELQIGNAALRMGGDTSITLLNLDERLTQVQLTQGTLNVRVWQLGPDDMFEIDTPNLALVLRQPGDYRIDVDPDGDATTVSVRRGLAEVYGEDASRTINEGLSYRFGGTGLRDYLYTGQPSFDDFDAWSAERDRLIDNSISARYVSRDTIGYEDLDANGSWHVDAQYGNVWMPSYVVAGWAPYSYGHWIWIDPWGWTWVDDAPWGFAVSHYGRWAHIRGRWGWVPGPIALRPVYAPALVAFVGGSNFRLSLSVGNMVAGVGWFPLAPREVYRPSYRVSRGYFTRINASNTRIDARRIGDYYDNKNVANINYANRHVPGAVVAVSASVFEQSRPVGRAAVRLSPGAIGTAAVMQSANVVPSRLSLTGAATPRARPSRDVLARPVLARTPPPPAPVPFVEKRRALEAQPGRPLDEATIGSLKREAPAHAPQVRLLRPSREGVPSAAPVQQPPVRQQDRQSLQPGRSTPPESRGQERERAPEVVRPAPQPSLRTREPLPQAQPEVVVPQERRMISAPREQERAPEVARPVEQPPVRTREQLPQTQPATVVPQERRRISEPHRQDERPDAVKREAVHTEKREASQKEEQPGRENEDRMRMRQR from the coding sequence ATGGACGCCACCAGCAACGTAATCCACGCAGGGGCAGTTTTACGTGGCGGCACGTCTGTGTTTCGTGCACTGATGTTCATCATCGGCGCCTTCGCACTGTTGTCCAGCGCCTTGGTTCAGGCCGACCCGCCGGCGCGCGTGGCCCGTCTGGGCTATATCGGCGGCGCGGTGAGTTTTTCCCCCGCGGGTTCCGACGAGTGGGTGCAGGCTGCGCCGAACCGTCCGATTGTCAGCGGCGACCGCCTGTGGGCGGACGAAGGTGCGCGCGATGAACTGCAGATCGGCAACGCCGCGCTCCGCATGGGCGGCGATACCAGCATCACATTGCTGAATCTCGACGAACGTCTGACGCAGGTGCAGTTGACGCAGGGCACGCTGAACGTAAGGGTGTGGCAACTCGGGCCGGACGATATGTTCGAAATCGACACACCCAATCTGGCGCTGGTGCTGCGTCAGCCCGGCGATTACCGCATCGATGTCGACCCAGACGGCGATGCGACCACGGTCTCGGTGCGCAGGGGGCTGGCTGAAGTCTATGGCGAAGATGCGTCGCGGACCATCAACGAAGGGCTGTCGTATCGCTTCGGCGGAACCGGCTTGCGCGATTACCTCTATACCGGACAACCCTCCTTTGACGATTTCGATGCCTGGAGCGCGGAACGCGACCGCCTTATCGATAACTCCATCTCCGCACGTTACGTATCGCGCGATACCATCGGCTACGAAGATCTGGACGCGAACGGTTCCTGGCATGTCGATGCGCAATACGGCAACGTGTGGATGCCGTCTTACGTCGTGGCCGGGTGGGCGCCATACAGCTACGGGCACTGGATCTGGATCGACCCCTGGGGATGGACCTGGGTGGACGATGCGCCGTGGGGCTTCGCGGTATCGCATTACGGCCGCTGGGCGCACATCCGCGGTCGGTGGGGCTGGGTTCCGGGGCCGATCGCGCTACGGCCGGTGTATGCGCCGGCCTTGGTGGCCTTCGTCGGCGGCAGCAATTTCCGGCTGTCGCTTTCCGTCGGCAACATGGTCGCCGGCGTGGGCTGGTTTCCGCTTGCACCACGTGAAGTTTATCGGCCGTCCTATCGCGTGAGCCGCGGCTATTTCACCAGGATCAATGCCAGCAACACGCGGATCGATGCCCGGCGCATCGGCGATTATTACGACAACAAGAATGTCGCCAATATCAATTACGCCAACCGGCATGTACCGGGCGCGGTCGTCGCCGTGTCCGCGTCCGTATTCGAGCAGTCGCGACCGGTCGGGAGAGCGGCAGTCAGGCTCTCGCCGGGCGCCATCGGGACAGCGGCGGTCATGCAATCAGCGAATGTGGTGCCAAGCCGGCTTAGCCTGACCGGTGCCGCCACGCCGCGGGCGCGGCCGTCGCGGGATGTGCTGGCGCGCCCGGTCCTGGCGAGAACACCGCCTCCGCCTGCGCCCGTCCCGTTTGTCGAGAAGAGAAGAGCGCTGGAAGCACAGCCCGGTCGTCCGCTTGACGAGGCGACGATTGGCAGCCTGAAGCGCGAGGCGCCGGCGCATGCGCCTCAAGTCAGGTTGCTGCGCCCATCGCGAGAGGGCGTGCCGTCTGCCGCGCCGGTGCAGCAGCCCCCAGTCAGGCAGCAAGACAGGCAAAGTCTGCAGCCGGGCCGCAGCACCCCACCCGAGTCGCGCGGGCAGGAGAGGGAGAGGGCGCCCGAAGTGGTTCGCCCTGCCCCGCAACCGTCGCTCAGGACGCGGGAGCCATTGCCCCAGGCGCAACCGGAAGTGGTCGTGCCGCAGGAACGCCGCATGATCTCCGCGCCGCGCGAGCAGGAGCGAGCGCCCGAAGTGGCTCGGCCGGTGGAGCAGCCACCGGTCAGGACGCGGGAACAACTGCCGCAGACACAGCCGGCAACAGTCGTGCCGCAGGAGCGACGTAGGATATCTGAACCCCACAGACAGGATGAGCGGCCTGACGCCGTCAAACGTGAAGCGGTGCACACGGAAAAACGCGAAGCAAGCCAAAAAGAAGAGCAACCCGGGCGCGAAAACGAAGACAGGATGCGCATGCGGCAACGCTAG